In bacterium, the DNA window TGTTAGTTGCTATTACTTGATAATTGTATCGCTTGTATTCAAATAGCAAAATTACCTCCTTCTCCTCACCCATTCTTGTAATCGCACAGCGATAGCATACTTTATCCCTTTCTTATCCATATATCTAAAAAATTCGTGATTGTAAAAACTTGAATCACTCCTGACAAAGATGTGTCTTGTTGTTACTGGAAGTCTCTTTAGACACTCTCGCAAGAACTCCTTTGCACCTTTTCCACTATACACATCACCAGAACGGAACTTACCCTATAGAAAATCTCTTGTTTCCTCTATGAAGCAAAGGATTTGGATGGTAGCTCTTTCTACCCTTTTTCTTCGGGTTAAAACCTTTACTTGCCCTTCGTTGGCTTCCATAAACCGTCCGAACATGCGAATCCAGATCTAAGGTAATTTTGTCCTTGTAGCTCTTACGAACTTCTTTCAGCAACCCTACGTTTACTTCACCTATCTTAAGAGCTTGAGGAACTGTAAATTTTCTTAAGAAGCGGCTTATTGTCGTATCGTAGGGATATTCCTTGAAGCCTAATATCTTCAAAAACACCTTATCCAGGGGGAACAGGATAGTATCTGATAGTCTTGTAAGGTCTAATACCAATGCGTAAATAATAGAAATTAACATTTTCCCAATACTATATTTGCTCTTTCGTCTTTGAATTTCTATGCTTTCATCCAGTTTTCTTTTTAACCATAGATTCACAACAAAGTCATTAAAGAGTTTCATCCCACCAAATGGAGTTATATTTTTCTCTCCGAACTCTACCTTAATTTTTTTCGTTGACTTTTTCTTCTTTTTGTAGTATATGTTCCATGATACCTCCTTTTCTGTTTTGCACTTTTTTAGTGCAAATTTTCGTAGTGCAATTATAACAGGGAGGAGGCATCTTTGCAAGAAATATATTTAGTTTATACAACTTAAGCTAATTTTGAATAAAATATTCACGCATTATTTGGGTTAAATATTACTAAAAAAATTTTGTCTAATTTCTTTATTTTTCCCTCTGGATAATGCATGTAGCTCTACGATATTGTTGAAATTACGACTTTCATAAGTGATAGAAAGATGCATATTTATCAACGTCTCGAAGAATTATTATCTAAAAATTTGCACTTTATTCGATTTCCCTTTACGCTCTGGCTCGTAACCAATTCGCATTTAGCATCTTCGTGGTGACATGACCCCCTTTTATTTCAATATCACTACCCTATTTGTAGCCACTAAGTTGCTTACCTGTTCATACTCTCCTGAGAATGGATAGAACTCAAGTCTCAAGAAATACAGGCCACTTGAAAACCCTTTAGGTGTCCATGCTAATGTATGAGTTCCACAATGGTTTGCATCGTCTACCAGTACTTCAATTAATCGACCAGCTAAATCGTAAACCTTCAGTGAAACACGACCGCTTGATGACACTTGATACCTAATACTTGTAAACTGACTGAATGGATTAGGATAGTTCTGTAATTTCAGTTTATTTAGGTGAGAGTAAACTTTTTCCTCAATTCTTGGCTCCTGCAGATAAAAGTAGCCATCTACTGACTCACATGAGTCAACTACAGCCTCTAAGTCCAATATTGAACTACCATACCCTATAACCTGCCATGTAACATAAGCCATAGTCCCATTGCCACTCACCCCTGGAACACTCCCTTCCAAAGTACAGGATACATGAATAGAGCTATCACTTATATCATACATAAAAAGAGTAATACCTCCCTGACTTAGAAATGGACCTTCATCAACACAAATAGCATGCAGCACAGCAGGGTTGAAGTTGAGCTCAAATTGCCAACAATAGAGACTACAAGCATCAGCAATACAGATTGAATCTGTAAAAGTATCACCAATGTCTGGTGGCGGTCCTATGATAGTATCCGGTTCAACTGAAACTATTACCTTTGGTAGGTCAGGTGTATATTCTTCGTTAGCTTTAAGATAACCAGCCCCATACGGGTCCCAGCCTCCAACAGCATATATCTTGTTATTCACTGTAGCAGCTGTCAAATACCACCGTTTACTTGGCATACTTCCCTTAGTAGCCCAAGTATCAGTTACTGGGTCGTATTCCTCATTAGTAGCAACGCATACACCACCACCAGTACCTCCTCCAATTGCATATATTTTTCCGTATGCTGTAGCAGCTGCAAGTCCATCTCTCCTTGTAGGCATACTTGCTTTGGTAGACCAAGTATCAGTTATCGGGTCGTATTCCTCATTAGTAGCAAGGTGCACACCACCACCAGCAGACCCCCCAACAGCGTATATCTTGTTACCTACTACAGTAACTGCCAAAGCCGACCTCGCTGTCGGCATACTTGTCTTATTAGTCCAGGTATCAGTTGATGGGTCATATTCCTCATTAGTAGCAAGTGGCTCTCTTCCCATTCCCATTCCTCCAATCGCATATATTTTACCATTTACTGCAACAACCCCTAAGTAACCGCGTCTGGTCGGCATAGGAGCTTTGGTAGTCCAAGTATCAGTTGACGGCTCATACTCCTCATTTTTAGTAATATTAACCCCTCCTCCAATAGCGTATATTTTACCGCTCACTGCATCAGCACCTAAGGCAAACCGATTAGTTGGCATACTTGCCTTGGTGGCCCAACTGTTAGTTAACGGGTCATATTCCTCATTAGTAGCAAATACCGTACCACTTGCATGTCCCCCAATAGCATATATCTTACTATCAACTACAGCGGCTGCTAAGTCCTCACGTGCTGTTGGCATACTGGCTTTGGGAGTCCAACTATCAGCAGACACAGAACTTTGTAGCATAAGCTTACTTATCAAAACGAGTATCAAGATAGATAATGACTTTCCTTTCATATTCACCTCCAAAATATTTTAACTCTCAATCATTTAAAATAACTTGCTTTTACACAATGTCAAGGATAAAATGAAAAATGGAGAAGTGAACTATAATATCCTTTTAGGCGAGCACTGTAAAATAATTTTCTAGTATATACAACATGTTCACTATGTTGGGTTATCAAATGGTATCTTTTAAAAATGTGAGAGGGAAGGTACATGGTATACAGGGGATTAGAGGATTAAAGTTTCCGCAGGATCCGTATGGATATGAAAGAAGATTTAGTAAACGAGTTACGCAAAATTGCAAATAAAAAGCTTGAGAAATCTCCAAAATTAACTTATATTCAGGAGGGTGTTTAGAAATAAGCAGTTTTTCTGGTAAAAGTTCTTTGAGGTAAAATTTTAAATCCCGATTCATCGGGATAAAAACTTCGCTCTTTGAAATTTAAATATGTGAAAGAACTACACAGCACATAAATTATGTGCCGGATTGAGTAAAAGTACGTACTCCTATCTGAACCAAACTTCCGTAATTGTCGTTCACTTTACTTAAGCCATTGAGAGCCCTATTCGTAATTTACTTTTGAAAATGAAGTCCTTGGTTCGTTTGATAATTACTGCCATTATGCTTAAAATGTATGAATTGGCGATTCTTCCTTTTTGACTCTCTACCATCTTTCCTAAGAGGGCCATAAGTAGCTGGACAGATGAATCTATCTCCTATTGTGATCAGAGAAGAACCTACCTTGGGAATACTCAGTTCCGTAAAAAGATTAATGTCTTTGCTTTTAGGTTTCTTCCAGCGATTGTTTAAGTCAATGATTGGAATTATGCCGTAGTCCTTGCAAATTTGATAGTTCTCATGTGAATCGGACGCTGCATCCATAGTTGCCAATTTTGGTGAGACAAGCCCTTTTGTCTTCTTAATCAATGGGTTAGCATAAGGGCTATCTGCGGAATTGCCGGGTGTGACTATAACATCTATAGGTAGTTGTGATTTTGTATTGACAACGAGATGGATTTTATATCCAAAGAAGAAATAATCTTCGCCTCTGTCAATGGAGTCAAATATAATCTTGAGAGGGTCACTGGATTTAATCTTTTGAATAATAGGGAGGAGTGCAAAGGAAAGTTGTTTTTTGGTTTTAAATTTCATGTTGACCTCCTTTTGTAACAAATTATATTATACAATAAATAGAGAGGAGGTCAAATGGAAACAGGAGGTGATAGCATTTTTATCGGTGCTTATACCCTGAATCAAGTTCAGGGTTGATAGATGAGCATCTATGGAATGCTAAATAGCCTCGTATTAGTGAGGAGGTGATGGCGGATATAGAAATTGGGATGATAGTCCTGGGTTAATCCACCCCGGCAGAGATAAGGTCGTAAGAAAAAGGAAGGTTATGTTGAATCCTGACCTGTTGTCAGGATAGGTTTACACAAAACTACTGACATAACCTTTTTTGTAAATGTAAGTTCACTGGGAATTAGCATTATCATGCTAATTCTACCTCTGAACCTTAACCGAGGAGGTCAAAGGCAGATTCTTGCTATCAGGCAGCCCTTAATAATGACCCTAATAATCCGACTGCCAACTTTGGTGCAGCTATGTGTAGGATTGTTAAGCTCTATAAAGACCCTGATATTAAAAAAATATTGGAGCTTTTAAAAGGTGATAGTGGAAGATATATTGGGAAAGGTAAGTTCCTTTATAGGTATCCTGTATTTTCACAAACACCCCAACTGTTGTATTCATTCATTACATTTATTACTGATAGCATTCCCACTGTGAGTGAGATTCAGCAAATTATTGAAGTAAAGGTTATTCCTGCTATTGACTACATACTGGCAAGGTTTAGTATAATTGAGAACAATCCCAGTTTCATATTTTATCTCACTCCCGGCATGGGACATGGAGTAGATGCAGAGATGCCAGATACTATTGAAATAGATGTAGGTGATGTTTATATAGGTGATGCTGCTTTAAGGACTGTAGAATCTCCACTTAGGGTTCTCACTGCCTATTATTTTGATGTAGTTTATGATAGTTTGAATGACTCTCTTTACATTCGTAAATTGATAGACACTCCTAATCCATTTGCTACATTAAAACCTGATGGTAGCACAAAAATGAGTACTGCAAGATATGACCTGCTTAACGGGGTTATTAAAGCAAAAAGGGGAATAACTTCTATTTTCAATGAGACCGATGACCAAAGTGATGACTTACTTCCTAATACAGATATGACTCAGGCAGATGTAGATTCAGCTATGGCAACTTTGGATAATATTACCAATGCTCTTAATAATCCTATTCAAATTCAAGTAGAGGATACATCAGGCATGATAGTAGAAATTACACTTGATGCAAAACAGTTCTTTATTAACCCTATCCAGGATTGGAAACAAAAGCTACCTGAGCATCACTGGGAAGGAACTGATTTTATTCCTGATTTTCCAATCACTTTTCCAGACCCCACATTTAACAATATCTTCCCAGGTATGACTAATGAGGATTGGCGTAGGATAATAGGACCTTAAATTTTATGTGCCTTTTTCTCATTTTTTTGTGTAGTTCAATTCCTGAGTTTGAGCTACACTCTATTTATAGGGACTTATTTCGGAATGAAAAGGGAGAGGAAATTTGGAATTATAGTGCTAATTTTAAACTAAAGTTTCAGTTTGGAAATCAAAATGTATTTGAAGTTACAGGTGGATATGCAAAAACAATTTTCGACTTTTTCCTTTTATCTGACGAGTTTAAAATACTTTCTTCTTGGGATATTAAAAAGTTATGTCTCCAATACAAAATGGCTTCATACCCCAATATAACAGGCTCACTTGGCACTACTAATAACACAGGACTACCCGATTATTCATTGGGTGTAGGCTTTCCTCTCCCTTTAAATTCTATTTTGGAAGTAGGACTTGCTCAGGTAATTATTCAAGGGGGAATCAATCTTGAGTCAGAGCTTTCACTCCAATATGAGTTCACCTAATCTAAATCCAAATATTATAAAGTTAGAAGGTCATTTTAAAGAAGCTAAATTTAGTTTCAATTGCGACCGCTGGGTTAATCCTTCTATTTTAGTAATATTTCAAAATAGTAACCCATATATTACTCTGTATAAGAAGTCAACAAAATTCTCCAAATCATCATTTAATTTTTCTCATATCCTATCTACTTTATCAGTAGAAATACCTATAACTAATGAAATAAAAGTCTATCCAACACTGAGTATTCGCAAATTTTTTGCTGAAGCTCACGGCTGGCTATCATTTTGGCCCTTTGCCGAAGATTTAATCTCCACTTTGGGCTCGAAGTGCTATTTTACTGGTGACTGTAACTTTTATGAATACAGCTCCTATTTTAAATTGAACTATAGAGCAATAAAAGCCAATGTAGGTTATAGTAGTATAAAAGGCCGTGGTGAAGTTACATCTTGGAAGCCTCTGTTTATGGGTATAGGTGTAGATGACTTAAGAATGGATTCATTGCCTAAATGTGTTGACTTTTTCAGTTTAGGTTTTTCTTTTTCTCATAATTTAGGAAAACTTGGTATAGGATATGAGATTGCACAAATTATTCCTATACACGTGAATGGTAACAACGCAAATGGAATCAAAGTATCTTCTAAATCTTTGGACCAAACACGAGGAAGGACCTATAGTATTTCATTAAATTATCAACTTAAATAAGCTCTTCCATTTTTAACAAAGAAATTGTTTCTCTGTCCAATCACTTTAATTACTTGACCATTTTAGTTTTATAGATTATATTTTATTCTAATATGAGATTATACGAATATGAAGGTAAGCTTTTGTTTAAGAAATATAAAATACCTATCCCTCAAAGTGCATTAATTGATGATTTATCTGAGCTTGATAAAGTAACCTATCCAGTAGTTTTAAAAGCTCAAGTCTTTATAGGGGGGCGTGGTAAAAAGGGGGTGATTAAAATAGCGAATACTCGTAAGGAAGCTGAGTCGATAATAAAAAATATGCTTGGCAAGAAAGTTGATGGCTATGAAGTCAAGAAAGTATTGGCTGAAGAGAAAGTAGATATTGAGCATGAGTTCTATACAAGTGCAGCTATTGACCGCATTCTTCACCAGCCACTCATTATAGCAGCTAAGGAGGGTGGTATAGAGATAGAAGAAATATCGCGTAAGCACCCTTCATCAATATCAAAGCATTACTTAGAAGTAGGTGAGCGTCCTGCTGATTGGGTTGGCAGGTCAGTGGCACAAAGTATGGGTCTTACTGGTGAGCTACTTGTTCAGGCAGGTAGTATTATAAATAATGTATATAATTTGTTCCTTGACTTTGACTGTAAATTAGTAGAAATCAATCCACTTGTCTTGACTAAAACTGGCACTCTTGTAGCTATTGACTCAAAATTGGATTTGGATGAGGATGCAATGTATCGGCATCCTGCTCTTAAAGAATTAGGTATAGAAGCAAGACATGAGGTCGGCGAGTTAACTTCTCGTGAGCGCCTTGCAAAAGTTGCCGGTATTCCTTATGTAGAGCTTGATGGTGACATTGGTGTATTTCCAGGGGGTGCTGGTTTTGGTATTGCTTCAATTGACTTAATTCATCACTTTGGTGGTAAGGCAGCAAATTTTATGGACTCTGGTGGTGCACCTACTCAGGAGAATCTGAGATTAATGTTAGGTCTATTAATGGATAACCCAAATGTCAAGGTAATTTTTGGTGCCCGTTTTGGTGGTATCTCAAGATGTGACGACTGGGCTAATGCAGTAGTGCAGTATGTTATTGAGAACAAGCCAAAGAAGCCTATGATTATGCGTATGGCTGGCAATATGGAGGAGGAGGGTAGGAAAATATTTGATAAAGCAAATAAGGATTACCCGGCGCTATTTAAAAATATAAAAGTATATAAATTTGATACCCCAATTGAGGAAGTAATTAAAGAAGCAGTAAAGACAGCCAAAAAGGTAGTTAGTAGTTAGCATTTTGTATTAAGTGTGGCGATAATTATTGACGAGAATACCGAGACTATAGTGCAGGGCATAACTGGCAAGAATGCTGAACTACATACCATGTTTATGCTTGAGTATGGGACAAGAGTTGTTGGAGGTGTGACTCCTGGGAAGGGTGGTTATAGTGTTCATGGTGTGCCAGTGTATGATACAGTTAAAGAGTGTCTTTTTGCACATCCTAATGCAACTGTCTCGTCAGTCTGGGTACCTGCAAGATTTGCGAAAGATGCTATACTTGAAGCAATTTATGCTGGTATTAAGACAGTGATAGTCATAACTGAACGGATTCCAATCCATGATATGCTAATAGTAAGGAAAGCTGCAAAAGAAAATAATACACTGGTTATAGGTGGCAATACACCAGGTGTGATATCGCCTGGCAAATCATTAGTAGGTATGTTACCTAAGATTGCATTCTCTCCTGGCAGAATTGGGACTGTAGCCCGTAGCGGTGCTATTACTTACTATATTGCAAATTCACTTAATCTTACAGGCTTAGGTGAGTCCACCTCAGTTGGCTTAGGGGGCGACCCAATTCTTGGGTGTAATTTTGAAGATATACTTAAGATGTTTGATGCAGATACTGAAACTACTGCTGTAGTGCTTGCAGGTGAAATAGGTGGAGTATACGAAGAAATAGCTGCCCCGTTTATAAAGAAAATGAGTAAGCCTTTAGTTGCATTTATAGCAGGTAAGGCAGCTCCTCAAGGGAAGCGGCTTGGTCATGCAGGTGCAATTATAGAGGGCGAGCTTGGGACAGCTGATAGCAAAATTAAGGCTTTAAAAGAGGCGGGGGCATTGATTGCGAATACATTATCAGAAATACCGAAATTGGTTAAAAAGGTAGTAGACATTAGCACTTCCTACATATGAGGAAATCTGAATGACGAATAAAAAATAAGGAGGTAATTATGTGGAAGACAGGTATAACAAAGGTAGAACCTAACCATATCGTGACAAGAGGTTATAGGCAGGAAGACTTGATTGGCAACATTCCGTTTTCCCATATAGTATTTCTTCTATTAAAGGGTAAATTACCAGATGAGCGTGAAGGTAAAATGATAGATGCTATCTTTGTCTCATCAATTGACCATGGGGTGACACCACCTACTACTTTATCTGCTCGAATGGTAGCGTCTGCAGGTGTCCCTTTGCCGACAGCAGTGGCCGCTGGTATACTTGCTGTTGGGGATGTCCATGGAGGTGCAATTGAGAGCTGTGCTAAGATACTACAGAAATGGTCAAATACAGGTGCACCTGAAGCTGTAGCCCCTAAGGTACTTACAGAGTTATCTGAGGTAGGGGAAAGGATGCCAGGAATTGGGCATAGAATACATACAGAGGACCCGCGTACTAAAAGGTTGTTTGAGCTTGCTGATGAGCTGAAGATTGCAGGTCCTAATGTAGCACTGATGAAGACGATAGAGGTAGAAATAAACAAGGATGCAAAGCGTAAGCTACCTATAAATGTAGATGGTGCAATAGGGGCAATAATATCGGATATGGGGTTTGACTGGCGGTTAGGTAAAGCATTCTTTTTATTGGGGAGGGTAGCTGGTTTAGTAGCACATGTCTATGAAGAGCAGACTCGTGAGAAGCCTATGCGAGAAATTTCGCCTAAAGAAGCTGAGTATGATGGACCGTGGGAGCGGAATATTTAGTTTAAGAGTCTAAAAGTATGGAGAGGACAGAGATTAAAGTAAACAAAGTGGTGAGTTGTTTTCTTGAGTCTGGAGGTAAGATATTAATTTTGCGTAGGAGTGAAAAAGTAGGCACCTATCGTGGCAAATGGGCAGGTGTAACAGGCTATATAGAGAACACACAAGATGAGCAGGCATTGAAAGAGATAGAGGAGGAGACTGGTTTGAAAGATACCGATGTTGAACTTGTAAGGAAGGGTAAGCCACTTGAAGCTATAGATAATGAGCTTAAGATTAAGTGGGTAATCTATCCTTATTTATTCCATGTAAATGAGCCAGAAAAGATACGGATTGACTGGGAGCATGTTGAGATGAAATGGATTTTACCTGAAGAGCTGGCTAAGTATAAGACTGTTCCAAGACTAAATGATGCATTGAAAAGAGTGTTACAAAAAGAATGACTAATGACGAAAAGGAAATGATGAAATATGGATTAAAGGAGATAGAAGTATTTTGTTGACTTTTGGATGGAAGGTATTATATTTTTAAAAAAGGGGCCAAGTGAATAGAAAATCAATAACTAAGATAACCAAAATTCTGAGTCTTCGTAAAGACGATTTACAAGAGAGATTCAAGATCAAAGAAATAGCGGTTTTTGGGTCTTATGTCAAAGGAAAACAAAACCAAAAGAGCGACATTGATATTTTGGTTGATTTTGAGCATGGTTATAAAACTTTTGACAATTACATGGAGCTTAAGTTCTTTCTTGAAGAAGTTCTAAATACGAAGGTGGATTTGGTACTAAAAACAGCTATCAAAGAAGAGATAAAGTCGTATATTCTTACAGAGGCTGTTTATGTCTAAAAGGAATTACAAGTTCTTTATCAAAGATATTAAGGAATGCACTGACAAGATTCTAATGTATGTTGGCAATAAATCATTTGAGAATTTCTCAAAAGATCAACTCTTAATAGATGCAATTGTTAGGAATCTTGAAATAATAGGCGAAGCAGTCAAACACGTCCCAAATAAATTAAAACAAGAGAATCCTCATATTGAATGGCATAAAATTGCAGGACTCAGGGACATACTTATCCATGAATATTTTGGCATAGATTATGAGGTTTTATGGGATATAGTTCAAAATAAAATCCCGAATTTAAATGTAGAAATTAAGAAACTGTTAGAGAAGTAAAATATCTGAAGCTGTTGAAAGATACAGGGTATGGATTGATGCTGAAATAAGAGGATAGCGTGAGTACAAAGAAGCATGGATTTTTCTTTTTTGAAAATTAATAGAGAGATGAAAATGTTTGGTTGACTTTTGGGTATAAAGATTATAATATAGAAGAGGACTTGAGATGAAGCATAAAATGAACCTGTCCCCAGTAGGAACCAAAAATTAAAATATTTGCTTTGTTGAATAAATATTTTTGGTACCTTTGATTTTCAACCTCTGACTTGGTTTTAGACAATTTTGACCTTGTCATTCTGAACAAAGTGAAGAATCTCATAAACCGGTGTCAATCAAGGTGTTGCAAGTTTTGTAAAGCGAATTATTCAACAAAGCATAATGCGTGGAAGAGAGTATTACACTGAGACCATAGATTAGTGACATACTTCAAAGGATAAAATAGCTGAGTTATCGCTGGCTATGACTATTGCGGAGAAGATTTTGGCACGTGTTTCGGGTAAAAAAGAAGTAAAAGTAGGTGAGATTGTGAATGCAAAAGTTGATGTTTGTATGTCGCATGAGAATGCGGTGCTTGTATGTAAGCATTTTAAAGAGATTGGAGTCAAAAAAGTTTGGGACCCTGAGCGTATTGTTATAGTCTTTGACCATCGTGTACCGGCTGATTCAGTTAATACTGCTATTGGACATAAAAAAGTGCGTGAGTTTGTTAAGGAGCAGGGGATATCCCATTTTTATGATATGCGTGCCGGGATATGTCATCAGATATTGCCTGAGAAGGGACATGTAAGACCTGGTGAGCTTATTGTGGGCACTGATTCACATACTACGACTCATGGTGCATTTGGTGCATTTGCGGCTGGGATAGGAGCAACTGAGATGGCATGTGTATGGGCGACGGGTGAGTTATGGCTTAGAGTACCTCCAACAATTAAGATTAAAGTTAGTGGAGAGTTTAAGCCATGGGTGAGTGCTAAGGATTTGATACTTTATATTATTGGTAAATTAGGTGCAGATGGTGCTGATTACAGGGCGATTGAGTTTTATGGTGATACAATTAATAATATGAGTATAGCAAGCCGTATGGTTTTATCTAATTTGTCAATGGAGGCAGGTGCTAAGGCAGCAATTGTGCCAGCGGATGATAAGACTATAGAGTATGTAAAAAATAGGAGTAGTAAGCAATTTACACCTATATATGCAGATAAGGATACAATGTATGAGCGAGAGTTAACTTTTGATGTCTCTAATCTTGAGCCACAGCTTGCGTGTCCGCATCAGGTAGATAATGTGCATCCGGTGTCAGAATTTGAAGGTCTTGAGATTCATCAAGCTCTTATAGGGTCGTGTACAAATGGTAGGCTTGAAGACCTTGAGGTAGCGGCTAAAATTATAAATGGGAAAAAGATACCTCTCTCTGTCAGGCTTATTGTTATACCGGCATCGTGGGAGGTATATTTAGAGGCAATGAGGGCTGGGTTACTTGCAACATTTATAAAAGCGGGTGGTGTGGTGTTAAACCCGGGCTGCGGTCCGTGTTTAGGTGCACATCAGGGCTTGTTAGCACCAGGTGAGAGGTGTATATCAACTACAAATCGTAACTTCCAAGGCAGGATGGGGTCACCTGATGCTGAAGTGTATCTGGCGTCACCGGCAACAGTAGCAGCATCGGCAGTGAAAGGAAAAATAACTAATCCAAGATCGTTAATCGTTAAACGGAAATCGGGAAACGGAAATTGGGATGGAAAAATATATTTCAAAAGAGGTATACAACGACTATAGAAAAGATGGGTTAAGGGCTGTTCAAATTATCAATGGCTATATAAGGTATCTACAGAAATGTAAGACGATTAACCATGATTAAAGGACGGGTGTGGAAGTTTGGTGATGATGTGAATACTGATGTTATATATCCAGGTAAGTATTTGCCAATTACTGACCCAAATGAGATGAAACTGCATGCATTTGAGAGTGTATATCCTGATTTTGTAAAAAAGTTTAATAAAGGTGATATAATAGTGGCTGGGAAATACTTTGGTTGCGGCTCATCGCGGGAACAGGCAGTGAGCTGTCTTAAGGCGGTGGGTGTATCGTGTATAATTGCAGAGTCATTTGCTCGTATTTATTATCGGAATGCGATAAATGATGGGTTACCTATATTAACTGCAGAGAGTGTATCAAAGAAGGTAAGAGAGGGTGACGAACTTGAGGTAGAACTTGAAAGTGGTGTAGTAAAGAACCTGACAACTAAAGAGACAATCAAAGCTAATATTTTACCCCCATTTATACTTGAGATTCTATCTTCTGGTGGTCTTATTCCTCATATAAAGTTAAAGCTCAAAAGTCAAAAGTTAAATCTTAAATAATGTCGGTTTTGCAAGCTACAGATGGTGAGTAACCAGTTTTGGGGTTGTGGAAGAATAGATATATAATAAAGTTTGTTGAATCATTGAGGTAAACTGAGGACGGTGGGTTATTGAGGTAAACTGAGGCTTGTCCATCTCGTCTTTTGGCGACTGGGTTTATTGCGTCTC includes these proteins:
- a CDS encoding 3-isopropylmalate dehydratase small subunit, with translation MIKGRVWKFGDDVNTDVIYPGKYLPITDPNEMKLHAFESVYPDFVKKFNKGDIIVAGKYFGCGSSREQAVSCLKAVGVSCIIAESFARIYYRNAINDGLPILTAESVSKKVREGDELEVELESGVVKNLTTKETIKANILPPFILEILSSGGLIPHIKLKLKSQKLNLK
- a CDS encoding 3-isopropylmalate dehydratase large subunit, with product MAMTIAEKILARVSGKKEVKVGEIVNAKVDVCMSHENAVLVCKHFKEIGVKKVWDPERIVIVFDHRVPADSVNTAIGHKKVREFVKEQGISHFYDMRAGICHQILPEKGHVRPGELIVGTDSHTTTHGAFGAFAAGIGATEMACVWATGELWLRVPPTIKIKVSGEFKPWVSAKDLILYIIGKLGADGADYRAIEFYGDTINNMSIASRMVLSNLSMEAGAKAAIVPADDKTIEYVKNRSSKQFTPIYADKDTMYERELTFDVSNLEPQLACPHQVDNVHPVSEFEGLEIHQALIGSCTNGRLEDLEVAAKIINGKKIPLSVRLIVIPASWEVYLEAMRAGLLATFIKAGGVVLNPGCGPCLGAHQGLLAPGERCISTTNRNFQGRMGSPDAEVYLASPATVAASAVKGKITNPRSLIVKRKSGNGNWDGKIYFKRGIQRL